A window from Chryseobacterium sp. SNU WT5 encodes these proteins:
- a CDS encoding LytR/AlgR family response regulator transcription factor, protein MRVLILEDETLNAEIITEHLKKYDPTIEVVAYLKSKEKTKEWIVKNGQVDLVYSDIELLDGNVFSLLKENIITSPIIFTTAYNNYYQDAFDVNGIAYLLKPINFERFFQAMKKFNGLRTSERNQDWSVISELLEQKIKRYKERIIIKTSTEIQILNTEETAAILSHLGKLTAIDQSGKEHEFRYKLSDLAKELDPKVFFQINRGEIININFIEKIEPYFNDRLSIKMSNVKAKLITSTSSTAEFRKWIGQY, encoded by the coding sequence ATGAGAGTTTTAATTTTAGAAGATGAAACGCTAAATGCAGAAATCATCACCGAACATTTGAAAAAATATGATCCAACCATTGAAGTTGTCGCATATTTAAAAAGTAAAGAGAAAACCAAAGAATGGATTGTCAAAAATGGTCAAGTTGACCTTGTTTATAGTGATATCGAACTTTTAGATGGCAATGTTTTCTCTTTATTAAAAGAAAATATCATCACTTCTCCCATCATTTTCACAACAGCTTACAACAATTACTATCAAGATGCTTTTGATGTAAATGGAATCGCTTATCTTTTAAAACCAATTAATTTTGAGCGATTCTTTCAGGCAATGAAGAAATTTAATGGTTTAAGAACCTCCGAAAGAAATCAAGATTGGAGCGTTATTTCTGAATTACTTGAGCAAAAAATAAAGCGATATAAAGAGCGAATTATTATCAAAACATCCACAGAAATTCAAATTTTGAATACGGAGGAAACCGCAGCAATACTTTCACATTTAGGAAAGTTAACAGCAATAGATCAATCAGGTAAAGAACATGAATTTCGATATAAACTTTCCGACTTGGCTAAAGAATTAGACCCTAAAGTATTTTTTCAAATTAATCGTGGAGAAATTATTAACATTAATTTTATTGAAAAAATTGAACCTTATTTTAACGATAGATTAAGCATAAAGATGAGTAATGTAAAAGCAAAATTAATCACAAGCACTTCATCTACCGCAGAATTTAGAAAATGGATTGGACAATATTAA
- a CDS encoding zincin-like metallopeptidase domain-containing protein → MNATAQKTHSSKSKKNQISKKGEDKFISRIIENLDKVKAQDWELYTTYKFQAPKNLFSQNTYKGFNLLTLYIDTLTNGFTSSLYATFNSISKAGGKLKKGSKGVVIEFFSFVYKHRETLKSYTLEQIKNMSSAELQQINKYPVIKNYVVFNSNQIENLEELNLNIGLDEAQDLEFVDQINCENFVQKLVENASLQIKFEQISHGSYFPIFDYIKMPLKKHFVSEVKFYTTLFHEIIHWTGHEIRLDRNLCDGFNDKIKYSFEELVAEMGSMLLALQFGITDELLNSIRYLKGWSDRHKENRIEDIKNAFIQSKKAKKYLEQF, encoded by the coding sequence ATGAATGCAACAGCCCAAAAAACCCACAGTTCAAAAAGTAAAAAAAATCAGATTTCTAAAAAAGGTGAAGATAAATTTATCTCTAGAATTATAGAGAACTTGGATAAGGTAAAAGCCCAGGATTGGGAACTTTACACCACTTATAAATTTCAAGCACCAAAAAATCTATTTAGTCAGAATACGTATAAAGGATTCAATTTATTGACCTTATATATCGATACGCTTACCAATGGTTTTACCTCTAGTTTATACGCAACATTTAACTCTATTTCAAAGGCAGGCGGAAAACTTAAAAAAGGATCAAAAGGAGTTGTTATTGAATTTTTCAGTTTTGTATATAAGCATCGGGAAACTTTAAAATCGTACACTTTGGAGCAGATTAAAAATATGAGTTCCGCAGAACTGCAGCAAATAAATAAATATCCGGTGATTAAAAATTATGTCGTTTTTAATTCAAATCAGATTGAAAATTTAGAAGAATTAAATTTGAATATTGGTCTAGATGAAGCCCAAGATTTAGAATTTGTTGATCAAATAAATTGTGAAAATTTCGTTCAAAAATTAGTTGAAAATGCTTCTTTGCAAATTAAATTTGAACAGATATCACATGGTAGTTACTTTCCAATATTTGATTATATCAAGATGCCGTTAAAAAAACATTTCGTTTCAGAAGTGAAATTCTATACTACTTTATTTCATGAAATTATTCATTGGACAGGACACGAAATAAGATTAGACAGAAATCTTTGTGACGGATTTAATGACAAAATTAAGTATTCATTTGAGGAATTAGTTGCCGAAATGGGATCAATGCTTTTGGCGCTTCAATTTGGAATTACTGATGAACTTTTAAATTCAATCAGATACCTTAAAGGGTGGTCCGATAGGCACAAAGAAAATAGAATTGAAGACATTAAAAATGCGTTCATCCAATCAAAAAAAGCGAAGAAATATTTAGAACAATTTTAA
- a CDS encoding plasmid mobilization protein, protein MKSKKIEVRVTLQERDEIIAKSREAGLSISEYMRRSAIDKKLNVRFSKEELEAWKNLTYISNALKNLGNILNKENREDLILELKKINAELKVEILKFLK, encoded by the coding sequence ATGAAAAGTAAGAAAATTGAAGTAAGAGTAACGTTGCAAGAAAGAGATGAAATTATTGCAAAATCTAGGGAGGCTGGTTTATCCATTTCTGAATATATGAGAAGATCCGCAATTGATAAAAAATTAAATGTGCGTTTTTCCAAAGAAGAATTAGAGGCTTGGAAAAATCTAACTTATATCAGTAACGCTTTGAAAAATCTAGGGAATATTTTAAATAAAGAAAATAGGGAAGATTTGATTTTAGAATTGAAAAAAATCAATGCAGAATTAAAAGTTGAAATATTAAAATTTTTAAAATGA
- a CDS encoding SDR family oxidoreductase, giving the protein MEKERKKKVRPEQKQRRPGMENNMKPVPETTPRPSSGGGKLKNKIALITGGDSGIGKAVALLFAKEGAHIAISYLSETKEAKHTQKLVKQYGVNCIIIKGDLSKEANCQKVIKEIISEFGQIDIVVNNAGLHWECDSIEKLSSKQLLKTFQNNFFSYFWITKYAIPYLAKGSTIINTSSVTAYRGSPSLLDYSATKGAIISFTRSLSLQLIEKGIRVNAVAPGPIWTPLIVSSFDRKKNSEFGSDSPMERAGMPNEVAPSYLFLASQDSSYINGQVLHPNGGEIING; this is encoded by the coding sequence ATGGAAAAAGAAAGGAAAAAAAAAGTACGGCCGGAGCAAAAGCAGAGACGTCCTGGAATGGAAAATAATATGAAACCGGTTCCTGAGACAACTCCGCGGCCCAGTTCAGGAGGGGGGAAATTAAAAAATAAAATTGCACTAATAACGGGTGGCGACAGCGGCATTGGTAAAGCAGTTGCGCTTTTATTTGCAAAAGAAGGTGCTCATATTGCAATATCTTATCTCAGCGAAACAAAAGAAGCAAAGCATACACAGAAGCTTGTGAAGCAATATGGTGTAAACTGTATTATCATAAAGGGCGATCTTTCTAAAGAAGCAAATTGTCAAAAGGTTATAAAAGAAATCATAAGTGAATTTGGACAAATTGATATTGTTGTAAATAATGCAGGTCTTCATTGGGAGTGTGATTCGATTGAGAAACTCAGCAGTAAGCAGTTATTGAAAACATTTCAAAATAATTTCTTCTCGTATTTCTGGATTACAAAATATGCAATTCCTTACTTAGCAAAAGGAAGTACCATCATCAATACTTCATCCGTGACGGCATACAGAGGTAGTCCAAGTCTTCTTGATTATTCCGCTACCAAAGGTGCTATCATTTCCTTTACTCGAAGTTTATCTTTACAACTTATTGAAAAGGGTATTCGCGTTAATGCGGTGGCCCCTGGACCTATTTGGACTCCTTTAATTGTATCGTCGTTTGATAGAAAGAAGAATTCTGAATTTGGAAGTGATTCACCCATGGAACGTGCAGGTATGCCAAATGAAGTTGCACCTTCCTATCTTTTTCTGGCTAGCCAAGATTCAAGCTACATTAATGGTCAAGTACTTCATCCCAATGGTGGAGAAATTATTAATGGCTAA
- a CDS encoding sensor histidine kinase, giving the protein MKTKKLIFNLFFALLFIVLINAVQTYVLHITKRFGDIDFFKFSTHVFGIISCIVSLASTIIAWKITRKIQLKKISLIASALVLSLFIYAVLQSIYYIALRLIIYDLSTDFSMLVGNLVFTTVIFHLYISGLSLAYFYFEENAQTKINLQITEKEKEILHFKILKKNLEPHFLFNNLSVLSGLVKKSPHEAEMFIEDFSDVYRYFLNHSEKELVSLKDELEFLKKYISLMKKRFRNAYNFKIDIDNESGYILPCSLQLCLENAIKHNRGSEEKPLQININRIEGYILVSNDFKPVDFTHGSGVGNQFLQKSYELNFGKKVNFKQTDTLFTVEIPLI; this is encoded by the coding sequence ATGAAAACCAAAAAACTAATCTTCAATCTATTTTTCGCATTACTATTTATCGTATTAATTAATGCGGTTCAAACCTACGTTTTGCACATTACTAAAAGATTTGGTGACATTGATTTTTTCAAATTTAGCACTCATGTTTTTGGAATTATTTCCTGCATAGTATCCCTTGCGAGTACAATTATCGCATGGAAAATTACGAGGAAAATACAGTTAAAGAAAATTTCTCTAATTGCTTCTGCGTTAGTTCTTAGTTTATTTATTTATGCCGTTTTGCAAAGTATCTACTACATTGCACTTCGATTAATTATCTACGATTTATCAACCGATTTTAGCATGTTAGTAGGAAATTTAGTTTTTACAACAGTTATTTTCCATCTTTATATTAGTGGACTTTCTTTGGCTTATTTTTATTTTGAAGAAAATGCACAAACTAAAATTAATCTCCAAATCACGGAAAAGGAAAAAGAAATTCTTCATTTTAAAATTTTAAAAAAAAACCTAGAGCCGCATTTTCTTTTTAATAATTTGAGTGTTCTTTCTGGCTTGGTAAAGAAAAGCCCCCATGAAGCTGAAATGTTTATTGAAGATTTCTCCGACGTTTATCGTTATTTCTTGAATCACAGTGAAAAAGAATTGGTAAGTTTAAAGGATGAATTAGAATTTCTAAAAAAATATATTTCTCTCATGAAGAAACGATTTCGAAACGCTTATAATTTTAAAATTGATATAGATAATGAGAGTGGATATATTCTACCCTGTTCTTTGCAACTTTGCTTAGAAAATGCAATAAAACATAATCGTGGTTCCGAAGAAAAACCATTGCAAATAAATATAAATAGAATAGAAGGATACATCCTTGTTTCTAATGATTTTAAGCCGGTAGATTTTACTCATGGTTCTGGAGTTGGAAATCAATTTCTACAAAAAAGTTATGAACTTAATTTTGGAAAAAAAGTAAATTTTAAGCAAACGGATACACTTTTTACTGTGGAAATCCCTTTAATATAA
- a CDS encoding SOS response-associated peptidase family protein, with the protein MCNRVDNYGLSISEVSEELQAEIVENNYYYSDEINAFQRPAIPVVLEHEGRKITHATWGINKDIPKDKPAKGINLTAEKSHTFYKKVENNRCIVPVTGFYDWMHVLNPGKKTPIKIKHRMHWKNSDHFYIAAFYDIWDNKEIGFGLVTTISNSLMSVVHNSKLRMPLCLDARMADKFLNDEPIEEFTFPTFDPKLVAVNLEPNKIPQTLF; encoded by the coding sequence ATGTGTAATCGAGTTGATAATTACGGTCTTTCCATTTCTGAAGTATCAGAGGAACTTCAAGCTGAAATTGTTGAAAATAATTATTATTATTCAGATGAAATCAATGCATTTCAAAGACCTGCTATTCCTGTTGTATTAGAACATGAAGGTCGTAAGATTACTCACGCGACATGGGGAATAAATAAAGATATTCCGAAAGATAAACCGGCAAAAGGCATTAATCTAACTGCCGAAAAATCACATACATTTTATAAAAAGGTTGAAAATAATCGGTGCATAGTTCCAGTTACTGGATTCTATGATTGGATGCACGTTCTAAATCCTGGAAAGAAAACCCCGATAAAAATTAAACACAGGATGCACTGGAAAAATTCAGATCATTTTTATATTGCAGCTTTTTACGATATATGGGATAATAAGGAAATAGGTTTTGGGTTAGTAACAACAATTTCAAATTCTTTAATGAGCGTAGTTCATAATTCTAAACTTAGAATGCCTCTTTGTCTTGATGCAAGAATGGCTGATAAATTTTTAAATGACGAACCCATAGAGGAATTTACATTTCCTACCTTTGATCCAAAGTTGGTGGCTGTAAATTTGGAGCCCAATAAAATACCACAAACCCTATTTTAA
- a CDS encoding type IV secretory system conjugative DNA transfer family protein encodes MNALGCLPQIFKGILLVFVAMLVAVNLLGVIAPFWQILGDNFLETIPKGILTLEMWIKILISLISISFWLIAYKLGKFKNIIRGIAFVGVGTFLFLYVGGSMSTTLSRYIGNYSLFIMIFPLTFVGFLFYNDLRKKNKNGIRIFEKNNLKVQKKGFIFKTSSGIINLANPFRGIYIQGGAGSGKSASIFEPIIKQIAEQEYTGILYDFKSPELTNKVRASYSGTNTKFRNVDFKNPSQSDRINPIAPKYLTKSVMAIEYSQALVNNLIPESIKKADFWSNNAKMIIAGVMWWLKEDHPKYCTLPHVISLLLHADIKLLLLKMSQNYEAAGMVTSLRQSLENEAQNQVAGILSTIQTALSYLNTKDVFWLLSEDGVNLELNNPANPSFLCLGNDSTLPQVYAPLISLIISVAVRQMNRPGRLKSVVLLDEAPTIFIPNIEQIPATARSNKISTIFGVQDFSQLVDKYGQDKAQIIISNLGNQFFGRVTNGKTAEMVKVLFSKEDRVFTNKNTGSGTSGTFVHIQSNNTKGKSENIQERDRVKVTDLINLEPGQFYGIVAEGKPKEFLNTQFLADLVNGIGNEKKIISDEEMSDNYFRIIEESKNLVE; translated from the coding sequence ATGAATGCATTAGGTTGTTTACCTCAAATATTTAAGGGGATTTTATTAGTGTTTGTTGCAATGCTAGTAGCAGTTAATTTATTAGGTGTTATAGCTCCATTTTGGCAAATTCTAGGAGATAATTTTCTTGAAACGATACCTAAGGGAATACTTACATTGGAAATGTGGATTAAAATCTTAATATCCTTAATATCTATTTCCTTTTGGCTCATTGCTTATAAACTAGGAAAGTTTAAAAATATAATTAGAGGAATTGCATTTGTGGGTGTAGGAACATTTCTTTTTTTATATGTTGGAGGATCAATGTCGACTACTTTGTCAAGATATATCGGAAATTATTCTTTGTTTATAATGATTTTCCCATTGACTTTTGTAGGTTTTTTGTTTTATAATGATCTGAGGAAGAAAAATAAAAACGGTATCAGGATTTTTGAAAAGAATAATTTGAAAGTACAGAAAAAGGGCTTTATTTTTAAAACTAGCTCCGGAATTATAAATTTAGCAAATCCATTTAGAGGTATTTATATACAAGGAGGGGCTGGATCTGGAAAATCTGCGAGTATTTTCGAACCAATAATTAAACAAATTGCGGAACAGGAATATACTGGAATATTATATGATTTTAAAAGTCCTGAATTAACCAATAAAGTAAGAGCTAGTTATAGCGGAACTAATACGAAATTTAGAAATGTTGATTTCAAAAATCCATCACAGAGCGATAGAATAAATCCAATCGCACCAAAATATTTAACAAAAAGTGTAATGGCCATTGAATATTCTCAGGCACTTGTAAATAATTTGATTCCCGAGAGCATCAAGAAAGCTGATTTTTGGTCAAATAATGCTAAGATGATAATTGCTGGGGTTATGTGGTGGCTTAAGGAAGATCATCCAAAATACTGTACATTACCACATGTAATAAGTCTTTTACTTCATGCGGATATAAAATTATTATTGCTTAAAATGTCTCAAAATTATGAAGCAGCAGGAATGGTTACATCTTTAAGACAATCTTTGGAGAACGAAGCACAGAATCAAGTTGCGGGAATTTTATCGACCATTCAAACCGCTTTATCATATTTAAACACAAAAGATGTTTTCTGGCTATTGTCTGAAGATGGTGTAAATTTAGAGTTAAACAATCCGGCAAATCCATCTTTCTTATGTTTAGGTAATGATAGCACATTGCCGCAAGTTTACGCTCCTCTAATTTCTTTAATTATAAGCGTGGCTGTGAGGCAAATGAACAGGCCTGGGAGATTGAAAAGTGTCGTACTTTTAGATGAAGCGCCAACCATTTTTATTCCGAATATTGAACAAATACCAGCAACTGCACGGAGTAATAAAATCTCTACGATTTTTGGAGTTCAGGATTTTAGCCAGTTGGTCGATAAGTATGGACAGGATAAAGCTCAGATAATTATTTCTAACCTCGGAAATCAATTTTTCGGCAGGGTGACAAATGGTAAAACAGCTGAAATGGTTAAAGTTCTCTTTTCGAAGGAAGATAGAGTTTTTACAAATAAAAACACTGGAAGCGGAACCAGTGGAACATTTGTCCATATTCAGAGTAATAATACAAAAGGTAAAAGTGAAAATATTCAAGAGAGAGATAGAGTAAAAGTTACAGATCTAATCAATTTAGAACCAGGGCAATTTTATGGCATTGTTGCCGAAGGTAAACCCAAAGAGTTTCTAAATACTCAATTCTTAGCAGATTTGGTTAACGGTATTGGGAATGAAAAAAAAATTATTTCTGATGAGGAAATGAGCGATAATTATTTCCGAATTATTGAGGAAAGCAAAAATTTAGTGGAATGA
- a CDS encoding zinc-dependent alcohol dehydrogenase gives MKAAVFHSPGKITCDTVDDPKIKEPSDIILKVTSTAICGSDLHMYSGGIPQPRPMTMGHEFMGIVEEIGSEVTKLKVGDRVVVPFPVACGCCYFCSHDLPGACEHSNEENYGPEGGIMTEKGGGMFGYTDLYGGYDGGQAQYVRVPYGDFGPRVIPDNLTDDQALFLTDIFPTGYTGVMWGELKGGETVAIFGAGPVGSMATKSAILKNAGQVIVVDTQQYRLDQIKRLTGCETILWKDGKEVIEHIRTLTHGRGADLCIDAVGFEPDRNLIDKAKAVINLEKGSIKVVEACMSAVRRGGKVSILGVYPYNYDNFKLGQIFDKGLRIQAGQSPVHAIIDELLGYVKDGEVVLDDIITHRLSIDEVAKGYDIFDKKEDGCVKVVLDPWI, from the coding sequence ATGAAAGCAGCAGTTTTTCACAGTCCCGGAAAAATAACTTGTGATACGGTAGACGATCCAAAAATTAAAGAGCCCTCTGACATAATTTTGAAAGTAACATCTACAGCAATTTGTGGAAGTGATCTTCATATGTATTCCGGAGGCATTCCTCAACCAAGACCAATGACAATGGGTCACGAATTTATGGGAATAGTAGAAGAAATCGGTAGCGAAGTAACTAAATTAAAAGTGGGTGATCGTGTTGTTGTTCCTTTCCCAGTTGCATGTGGATGCTGTTATTTTTGCAGTCATGATTTACCTGGGGCATGCGAACATAGCAATGAAGAAAATTATGGACCTGAAGGTGGAATAATGACGGAAAAAGGTGGTGGAATGTTTGGTTACACCGATTTGTACGGGGGTTATGATGGAGGGCAAGCACAATATGTACGAGTTCCATATGGAGACTTCGGCCCACGAGTAATTCCGGATAATTTAACGGACGATCAAGCATTATTCTTAACAGATATATTTCCAACAGGCTATACTGGGGTGATGTGGGGTGAATTAAAAGGCGGTGAAACCGTAGCAATATTTGGTGCCGGACCCGTAGGAAGTATGGCCACAAAAAGTGCTATTCTAAAAAATGCTGGGCAGGTTATTGTAGTCGATACTCAACAATATCGCTTAGACCAAATTAAAAGACTAACTGGGTGTGAAACCATTTTGTGGAAAGATGGTAAAGAGGTAATTGAACACATAAGAACCCTGACCCATGGTCGTGGTGCAGATTTATGTATTGATGCGGTGGGATTCGAGCCAGATCGAAATCTAATAGATAAGGCAAAAGCTGTCATTAACTTGGAGAAAGGTTCAATTAAAGTGGTAGAAGCTTGTATGAGTGCAGTTCGCAGAGGCGGTAAGGTATCCATTCTTGGAGTTTACCCCTACAATTATGATAATTTTAAACTCGGTCAAATATTCGATAAAGGATTAAGAATACAGGCGGGACAGTCTCCCGTACATGCGATTATCGATGAATTACTAGGATATGTAAAAGATGGGGAAGTAGTCCTAGACGATATTATCACACATCGACTGTCAATAGACGAAGTAGCTAAAGGTTACGACATCTTTGACAAAAAAGAGGATGGCTGTGTAAAGGTGGTTTTAGATCCATGGATCTAA
- a CDS encoding relaxase/mobilization nuclease domain-containing protein, translating to MTASAKSVKGSTQGVDYLIDERKGYELDRNMLYGEKSSEIMQSFRIQQSLNSDCNKKFITAYISPEPGDGQKLNDKELKEISRDFMRGIGVNPDKQAYLAIVHTEKNHKHIHLLINRIDENNKAIKDNFIVLKAQNVAHKIAKERGLVSARDIKQDNIEKKLSISKREKTLIFENHKKVMNLKPVSISKYIQYMKSTGYEIKPTINASGNLQGFRVKENATGQEFKMSEIKRTMSQQVQKLRNDLGTEKTSSKMFQAHKQVMQLKPQNFDKYRQYMRSMGFNFNLIRNKSGQIKNIMVNETNKVTGHVITTVLPTVKKRLSRDEIKKMIESEKNANFQLDIEIKLIMANQIKEFEKMSDLNKGLSEERGVDTK from the coding sequence ATGACAGCAAGTGCAAAATCTGTAAAAGGGAGTACGCAGGGAGTCGATTATCTTATTGATGAAAGAAAAGGATATGAGTTAGATAGAAATATGCTGTATGGTGAAAAATCGAGTGAAATAATGCAGAGTTTTAGAATTCAACAATCTTTAAATTCGGACTGTAATAAAAAATTTATAACCGCATATATAAGCCCGGAACCTGGAGACGGACAAAAGTTAAACGATAAAGAATTAAAGGAGATAAGCCGAGATTTTATGAGGGGAATTGGAGTGAATCCTGATAAACAAGCATATTTGGCTATTGTTCATACAGAAAAAAATCATAAGCATATACATTTATTAATTAACAGAATAGATGAGAATAATAAGGCCATTAAAGATAATTTCATAGTATTGAAAGCTCAAAATGTTGCTCACAAAATTGCAAAGGAAAGAGGATTAGTTTCCGCACGTGATATAAAGCAGGATAATATTGAAAAAAAGTTGAGCATTTCTAAAAGGGAAAAAACCCTAATTTTTGAAAACCATAAAAAAGTGATGAATCTAAAGCCAGTTAGTATCTCGAAATATATACAGTACATGAAATCGACTGGGTATGAAATAAAACCTACAATTAATGCATCGGGAAATTTACAAGGATTTCGAGTTAAGGAAAATGCTACAGGCCAAGAATTTAAAATGTCTGAAATTAAAAGAACAATGTCACAACAAGTGCAAAAATTAAGAAATGATTTAGGTACAGAAAAAACATCGTCAAAAATGTTTCAAGCTCATAAACAAGTGATGCAATTGAAACCTCAAAATTTTGATAAATATCGTCAGTATATGCGCTCAATGGGTTTTAATTTTAATTTAATAAGAAATAAATCTGGACAGATTAAAAATATAATGGTTAATGAAACTAATAAAGTGACAGGGCATGTGATTACCACAGTGCTACCTACTGTTAAGAAAAGATTATCTCGGGACGAAATAAAAAAAATGATAGAAAGTGAGAAAAACGCCAATTTTCAATTAGACATTGAAATTAAACTTATAATGGCAAATCAAATAAAAGAATTCGAGAAAATGAGTGATCTCAATAAGGGTTTATCAGAAGAAAGAGGAGTAGATACAAAATAG